The genome window CGGTACGGCCTGGTGGATTGGCGGGAGAGCGGTGGATTTGATCGGCGGGCACGCGAACTGGCATCCGCCGGGATTGACGTTCACTGTGAATATTGCGGATGACGCGCACCCTATTACGCAGGGGGTTGATGATTTTGAAGTGGAAGACGAGATTTATATGTCGGCGTGGGATCCCGCTGTTCACATTTTGGCGACCGCGGATTGGAGCGATAAGCAGCATCCCATGGCCTGGGTGAAAGATTATGGCGAAGGACGGGTATTTTACACGACTCTGGGACACGGGCCAGGTACATTTGAGCGGACGGGGATGCAGCAACTGGTTACGCAGGGCGTGAAGTGGGCTGGAGGGAACTCGTAATGCTTAGATTTGCCGAAGAACTCTTGCTTCTGACACTCGATGACGAGAATGGGAGGTTTGCTCGCGTGCCAGACCGGCTGATGCGGTACGCACTTGCCGGTGGTGTGTTGATGGATTTGGCGCTGGAGAATCGGATTGATACGGATCTCAAAAATCTGATTCTCGTCGATTCGACTCCGGTTGGGGATAGCTTGCTCGATCCGACGCTGGCGGATATTGCTCAGGCGGACGATACTAAGGATGCGCGCTTTTGGGTGGAACGCACCGCGCTTCGCGCAGATACGATTCGAGAAGTGGCACTCAATCGGCTCGTCGAACAGGGTATTCTCAAGCGCGAAGAGGACCGGTTCATGTGGGTATTCCAGGCGCGGCGATATCCCATTATTGACAATACGGCTGAGCGCGAGGTCAAGCTGAGGATTATGGAGGTATTGTTTAGCGATCAGATCCCAGGTCCGCGCGATGTCGTGATTATTGGCCTTGCGCATGCGTGCGATATATTCAAGGAGATTCTGTCCGCACGCGAACTGGCGCGTGTTTCAGATCGCATTGATCAGGTGCGAAAGCTGGATTTGATCGGTCAGGCTATGTCGCAGGCGATCACGGATATCGAGCTATCGCTCGCCCTCGCGGTGCAGATGATGCCGTGAGAAGTGTGAAGGGGATTAGTCGTAGGGCCCCTTGTGGGTCCCCCGCGACTATGAGCTATTATGTTAAGCAATAGAAAAGCCGCTTTGCTGAAGTCCCAGCAAGGCGGCTTTTTTGAGGTCCCGCTGTAGTGAGGCAGAAGTTACACGCCTTCGGCGATTATCACGGAGGCGGTGGCGGACCTCAGGCGGATCTCTTTGAGTCTGGCGTATTCCGGGGAATTTAGCCACGCCCTCGCCTGTTCAACGCTGTCGAATTCCACCACTACCATGCGGTCGGGTATCCAATCGCCCTCTATCGCCTCAGTGACTCCTCCTCGTACCAGGTATTTGCCGCCGTGAGCCTCAACGGTCGCTGCAATCCCTTCTCGAAACTCAGCGAAGACAGCCTGATCCGTTATTCCGTTATTCAAAATTACATATCCTGCCATGTTGACTTCTCCTTTCGTATGTTATGTGAGTACCACTATATGGTAGTGCCGGTTTTACTATAAGCAAGAATCTAAAGTTTTTGTCAACACCCTTTTTTATGGATATTTGGTGTCGCTCGTATCCTCAATGGGTCCGTCTCTGGTTTGCAATCGCATCCCGGTGTTATTGGCGCGCGTGCTCCAGACTTGCCCCGAGATGGCAGCGTGCTTCCGTAAGGCTGTTAGCAACTGCGCCTTGACTACATCATCTGAGGTCTCATCGGCGTCAAAGAATCCGAA of Gemmatimonadota bacterium contains these proteins:
- a CDS encoding GPP34 family phosphoprotein — translated: MLRFAEELLLLTLDDENGRFARVPDRLMRYALAGGVLMDLALENRIDTDLKNLILVDSTPVGDSLLDPTLADIAQADDTKDARFWVERTALRADTIREVALNRLVEQGILKREEDRFMWVFQARRYPIIDNTAEREVKLRIMEVLFSDQIPGPRDVVIIGLAHACDIFKEILSARELARVSDRIDQVRKLDLIGQAMSQAITDIELSLALAVQMMP
- a CDS encoding DUF1330 domain-containing protein, producing the protein MAGYVILNNGITDQAVFAEFREGIAATVEAHGGKYLVRGGVTEAIEGDWIPDRMVVVEFDSVEQARAWLNSPEYARLKEIRLRSATASVIIAEGV
- a CDS encoding ThuA domain-containing protein; this translates as GTAWWIGGRAVDLIGGHANWHPPGLTFTVNIADDAHPITQGVDDFEVEDEIYMSAWDPAVHILATADWSDKQHPMAWVKDYGEGRVFYTTLGHGPGTFERTGMQQLVTQGVKWAGGNS